The following proteins are encoded in a genomic region of Drosophila miranda strain MSH22 chromosome 4, D.miranda_PacBio2.1, whole genome shotgun sequence:
- the LOC108161131 gene encoding uncharacterized protein LOC108161131 isoform X4 yields MQRIRESVAEYENISRNIDQELHFNLYEYWQKNTPAELKNISTDPNKERASRTKNTLDTMRTNATASRKTTKSKAEKGSSEMSKMEKIECVSVTAKDHHKVGKGKPLSKRMYINDNPLTTKIMILVIGQFDNDFYKSLLANHQPVRAIIHFLPEECAYDLLVPRPRRERYLQETIENIQKDIHSLRKRTATKRVGIFQQQLPQMSACLATKFTDDIFNQLSWFVYDLETLREQYVSYYLAPYQEINVKMSPDANMLDSFHMAESLSIQGHYLKSQMPAARADVGTIYLYVESLMSIFGNPRELMTEMEVLLLANPTSAAQTRMLDKVKVYANAFKSIVKLSKNERLFVEQGNSLLSSILSYMDQSLMTNVYHGCLEYNVMRRYFTSGYITESLPYSPYNGELEPIFLPKYAQLYLTDDAVTQRIIELVNDYDDITVEEVFPSVKLYTFRRALNEVFEQQKQTVLPTRLCFRDFTLFEMEQFLNDLVTPQMFDEAMEQNENMAMAHSIATMHGLENEPMKIKCKGGQRLSIDPHVFVRPQSLKAQIKDKEKEEHTPAIAANLESTRSTKSLRQSKTSLQAKFNLTGSGGTNLPYIGLGPNHPMLKGYNLDDTQQKIKSKTSTYFFEEGRITLYEEKWNFRQMNKCLSLNIDGHHVHFKGSAKSVGTTDGNIRVESKNGISLRVLLSDKECAKAVVNYPNGLSTYCHDTHAEHLWSIQENQLDESRRVCTPYGCVIVYYNNSSTVLIMRYNGEVYHLFSYTEAEVEEEEEAATEFINACSTQSTYSSYQPLSNDIKKRKSRDVRSSQNVRSSGGADSLSRPSVQSKTSKESSAARKQRLAKSKQAAVLFASIDFELKYLKFIMGLYNLSYKHLKLITSMGSVVHVQTDGKIWCGKPFKNTEWHDYYANESYSMRNDGVKVIWTKEETRCYHRDGTIIRTGTIEGWDPGVLVDEIDAEISSSSSHRALVRRTTKVVGVPPNPLYINIAEADPFKPVGQGSASSRGSLQSIATEVPRKMSISEYLVEEEGEEVIICDMSFITYIPDSYFIQHQLYAGIHFTFTHLTDVDLKIETEVFMCDNLKIRLYKAPQIEELNPAEAKDVSTVGDAAEHQLPAFQASQSSEADSDEWMKRRNHASISGGGSSQPPPPPPFESAMVDIEGINLRITVSEKQAVVTTRLRKFGCDENALVVREDITLQVDFDKNLSTTFRNWVEILTKFINCFCPKWRTVYFLESSSTECKRKGFELVRSIPPLGKYNFCAGNYFIDVNELMSVNNRMKNDFDFYDSDMVKFPRFPLYKTGPQPISFPMVLNAKIFVELPTQLANSDRIHHFINPFDRIKFRKLRHRFNESVLFHLHPRLRQLVQQEISKRSWAKHHQEQQRRNLSEQQRLTLYLAMLKHKVYPNYFQFRDQFYYHIRNIDFFEFMAIKCSEKANPEHYREHIDETEESTAPPAVPTKKNKKCLCPKYVKSLQ; encoded by the exons ATGCAACGAATACGAGAGAGCGTGGCCGAGTACGAAAATATAAGCAGGAATATCGACCAGGAGCTGCACTTTAATCTTTATGAATATTGGCAGAAGAACACTCCGGCCGAGCTGAAAAATATCTCGACCGACCCCAACAAGGAGCGAGCATCTAGAACAAAGAATACATTAGACACAATGCGCACCAATGCCACTGCTTCCAGGAAGACAACCAAATCCAAGGCCGAAAAGGGATCTAGCGAAATGTCGAAAATGGAGAAAATTGAGTGCGTGTCTGTCACGGCCAAGGACCACCATAAAGTTGGCAAAGGGAAGCCGCTGTCCAAGCGCATG TATATCAATGATAACCCTCTGACGACGAAGATCATGATCCTGGTCATTGGCCAATTCGACAATGATTTCTACAAGTCCCTGCTGGCCAACCATCAGCCAGTTCGAGCAATAATCCACTTCCTACCCGAGGAGTGCGCTTACGATCTGCTGGTGCCGCGTCCACGCCGGGAGCGGTATCTACAGGAGACCATTGAAAACATCCAAAAAGACATTCATTCGCTGCGCAAGAGGACGGCCACCAAGCGCGTGGGCATATTCCAGCAACAGCTTCCCCAGATGTCCGCCTGCCTGGCGACTAAGTTCACGGACGACATCTTCAATCAGCTGAGCTGGTTCGTGTACGATTTGGAGACGCTGCGGGAACAGTACGTATCGTACTACCTAGCGCCCTACCAGGAGATCAATGTGAAGATGAGCCCGGACGCCAACATGCTGGACAGTTTCCACATGGCCGAGTCGCTCAGCATTCAGGGGCACTACCTGAAGTCTCAGATGCCAGCAGCCAGGGCTGACGTTGGGACCATCTATCTCTACGTAGAGTCCCTAATGAGCATATTTGGCAATCCCAGGGAGCTGATGACCGAGATGGAGGTCCTACTGCTGGCAAATCCCACTTCTGCGGCGCAGACACGGATGCTTGACAAAGTCAAGGTCTATGCGAATGCCTTTAAGAGCATTGTGAAGCTGTCCAAGAACGAACGACTGTTTGTCGAACAGGGAAATTCTCTGCTAAGCAGCATTCTCTCCTACATGGATCAGTCGTTAATGACCAATGTCTACCACGGCTGTCTCGAGTACAACGTGATGCGACGCTACTTCACCAGTGGCTACATCACCGAATCCCTTCCGTACTCACCCTACAACGGTGAGTTGGAGCCCATCTTCCTTCCCAAGTACGCCCAGCTCTATCTCACGGACGATGCGGTGACGCAGCGCATCATAGAGCTGGTCAACGACTACGATGACATCACCGTGGAGGAAGTCTTCCCCAGTGTGAAGCTCTACACCTTCAGGCGGGCTCTCAACGAGGTCTTCGAGCAGCAGAAACAGACTGTGCTCCCCACCCGCCTGTGCTTCAGGGACTTTACCCTCTTTGAGATGGAGCAGTTCTTAAATGATCTGGTGACCCCCCAGATGTTCGATGAGGCCATGGAGCAGAACGAGAACATGGCTATGGCTCATAGCATTGCCACAATGCACGGCCTTGAGAACGAGCCAATGAAAATTAAGTGCAAGGGGGGTCAGCGTCTCAGCATCGATCCACATGTATTTGTTCGGCCGCAGTCGCTGAAGGCGCAGATAAAAGACAAGGAGAAGGAGGAACACACACCAGCGATCGCAGCTAATTTAGAAAGTACGAGGAGTACAAAAAGTCTGCGGCAGTCCAAGACTAGCCTACAGGCGAAGTTCAATTTGACTGGGAGTGGGGGAACAAACTTACCATACATTGGACTGGGACCCAATCATCCCATGCTCAAGGGCTACAACCTAGACGACACACAGCAGAAGATCAAGTCCAAGACCTCCACGTACTTCTTCGAGGAAGGCCGGATCACGCTGTACGAGGAAAAGTGGAATTTCCGGCAGATGAACAAGTGCCTCTCGCTGAACATCGACGGCCATCATGTGCACTTCAAGGGCTCTGCCAAAAGTGTGGGTACCACGGATGGAAATATTCGCGTTGAGTCGAAAAACGGAATTAGCCTAAGAGTACTGCTCTCGGACAAGGAGTGTGCCAAGGCTGTGGTAAACTACCCAAACGGACTGAGCACCTACTGCCATGACACGCATGCCGAGCACCTGTGGTCCATTCAGGAGAACCAGCTGGACGAGAGCCGTCGAGTCTGTACCCCATACGGCTGCGTCATTGTCTACTACAACAACAGCTCCACTGTACTGATAATGCGATACAATGGAGAGGTGTATCATCTGTTTAGCTATACCGAAGCGGAGgtcgaggaggaggaggaagcagCAACCGAGTTCATCAATGCATGCTCCACCCAATCCACCTACAGCAGTTACCAACCCCTTTCCAACGATATCAAGAAGAGAAAAAGTCGCGATGTAAGATCTTCGCAGAATGTTCGTTCCTCGGGCGGCGCCGATAGCCTCTCTCGCCCCTCAGTTCAAAGCAAGACCTCCAAGGAATCTTCCGCAGCCCGCAAGCAGCGACTGGCCAAGTCCAAGCAGGCGGCAGTTCTGTTCGCCAGCATTGACTTTGAGCTCAAATATCTCAAGTTCATCATGGGCTTGTACAACCTCAGCTACAAGCATCTCAAGCTGATCACCTCGATGGGCAGTGTTGTACACGTGCAGACGGACGGGAAGATCTGGTGCGGGAAGCCCTTCAAGAACACCGAATGGCACGACTACTATGCCAATGAGTCGTATTCGATGCGGAATGATGGTGTCAAGGTAATATGGACGAAAGAGGAAACGAGATGCTACCACAGAGACGGCACGATCATCAGGACTGGCACTATTGAGGGCTGGGATCCGGGCGTCTTGGTGGACGAGATAGATGCCGAGATAAGTTCCAGTAGCTCGCATCGCGCACTAGTACGTAGGACTACCAAAGTGGTTGGTGTCCCCCCCAACCCCCTGTATATCAATATTGCGGAGGCTGATCCTTTCAAACCAGTTGGTCAGGGGTCAGCGAGCTCTCGGGGTAGCCTTCAGAGCATAGCAACAGAGGTGCCAAGGAAAATGAGTATAAGTGAATATCTTGTAGAAGAGGAGGGAGAGGAGGTCATCATCTGTGACATGAGCTTCATAACCTACATCCCGGATAGTTATTTCATTCAGCACCAGCTCTATGCCGGCATCCACTTCACCTTCACACACCTCACGGACGTGGATCTGAAGATTGAGACGGAGGTGTTTATGTGTGACAACCTTAAGATTCGGCTGTACAAGGCGCCACAGATCGAAGAGCTGAATCCAGCTGAGGCCAAAGATGTATCCACCGTTGGTGATGCTGCAGAACATCAATTGCCTGCTTTTCAAGCAAGCCAATCTTCCGAGGCAGACTCAGATGAGTGGATGAAGAGGAGAAATCATGCTTCCATCAGTGGTGGGGGGTCCTCGcaaccgccaccgccaccgcctttCGAGAGCGCAATGGTGGATATAGAAGGCATCAACCTTCGGATAACTGTCAGCGAGAAGCAGGCCGTTGTCACGACCCGGTTGCGTAAGTTTGGATGCGACGAAAATGCCCTGGTCGTTCG TGAGGATATCACGCTACAGGTGGACTTTGACAAAAATCTGTCGACCACATTTCGCAATTGGGTCGAAATACTGACCAAGTTCATCAACTGCTTTTGTCCCAAGTGGAGGACCGTCTACTTCCTAGAATCTTCCTCAACGGAGTGTAAAAGAAAGG GCTTTGAGCTGGTTAGATCGATTCCTCCCCTGGGCAAGTACAACTTCTGTGCTGGCAACTACTTCATCGATGTGAATGAGCTAATGTCGGTAAACAATCGCATGAAAAACGATTTTGATTTTTATGACAGTGATATGGTTAAATTTCCACGTTTTCCACTCTATAAGACAGGGCCGCAACCAATTTCATTTCCTATGGTTTTAAATGCCAA GATCTTTGTAGAGCTACCTACACAGCTGGCCAACTCGGATCGGATTCATCACTTCATCAATCCCTTTGACCGGATCAAGTTCAGAAAGCTGCGGCATCGTTTCAACGA GTCGGTTCTGTTCCATCTTCATCCGCGTCTGCGTCAATTGGTGCAGCAAGAGATCAGCAAGCGCAGCTGGGCGAAACATCATCAGGAACAGCAGCGACGCAACTTATCAGAGCAGCAGCGCCTGACCCTCTACCTGGCTATGCTGAAGCACAAGGTGTATCCAAATTACTTCCAGTTCAGGGACCAGTTCTACTACCATATTCGCAACATTGACTTCTTCGAGTTCATGGCCATCAAGTGCAGCGAGAAGGCCAATCCCGAACATTACCGTGAGCACATCGATGAAACAGAAGAGTCCACTGCACCGCCAGCAGTACCCACAAAGAAGAACAAGAAATGCTTGTGCCCCAAGTACGTCAAGTCGCTGCAATAG
- the LOC108161131 gene encoding uncharacterized protein LOC108161131 isoform X2 translates to MNTDRSSRRGNRPSVSDHAYHVYCVNFYDNGLSALRDEFIRRIKCGLRRSLFVIDVENEVQLAIQQQDLRISKAYSKRTGTNELMSTDPVSITMQRIRESVAEYENISRNIDQELHFNLYEYWQKNTPAELKNISTDPNKERASRTKNTLDTMRTNATASRKTTKSKAEKGSSEMSKMEKIECVSVTAKDHHKVGKGKPLSKRMYINDNPLTTKIMILVIGQFDNDFYKSLLANHQPVRAIIHFLPEECAYDLLVPRPRRERYLQETIENIQKDIHSLRKRTATKRVGIFQQQLPQMSACLATKFTDDIFNQLSWFVYDLETLREQYVSYYLAPYQEINVKMSPDANMLDSFHMAESLSIQGHYLKSQMPAARADVGTIYLYVESLMSIFGNPRELMTEMEVLLLANPTSAAQTRMLDKVKVYANAFKSIVKLSKNERLFVEQGNSLLSSILSYMDQSLMTNVYHGCLEYNVMRRYFTSGYITESLPYSPYNGELEPIFLPKYAQLYLTDDAVTQRIIELVNDYDDITVEEVFPSVKLYTFRRALNEVFEQQKQTVLPTRLCFRDFTLFEMEQFLNDLVTPQMFDEAMEQNENMAMAHSIATMHGLENEPMKIKCKGGQRLSIDPHVFVRPQSLKAQIKDKEKEEHTPAIAANLESTRSTKSLRQSKTSLQAKFNLTGSGGTNLPYIGLGPNHPMLKGYNLDDTQQKIKSKTSTYFFEEGRITLYEEKWNFRQMNKCLSLNIDGHHVHFKGSAKSVGTTDGNIRVESKNGISLRVLLSDKECAKAVVNYPNGLSTYCHDTHAEHLWSIQENQLDESRRVCTPYGCVIVYYNNSSTVLIMRYNGEVYHLFSYTEAEVEEEEEAATEFINACSTQSTYSSYQPLSNDIKKRKSRDVRSSQNVRSSGGADSLSRPSVQSKTSKESSAARKQRLAKSKQAAVLFASIDFELKYLKFIMGLYNLSYKHLKLITSMGSVVHVQTDGKIWCGKPFKNTEWHDYYANESYSMRNDGVKVIWTKEETRCYHRDGTIIRTGTIEGWDPGVLVDEIDAEISSSSSHRALVRRTTKVVGVPPNPLYINIAEADPFKPVGQGSASSRGSLQSIATEVPRKMSISEYLVEEEGEEVIICDMSFITYIPDSYFIQHQLYAGIHFTFTHLTDVDLKIETEVFMCDNLKIRLYKAPQIEELNPAEAKDVSTVGDAAEHQLPAFQASQSSEADSDEWMKRRNHASISGGGSSQPPPPPPFESAMVDIEGINLRITVSEKQAVVTTRLRKFGCDENALVVREDITLQVDFDKNLSTTFRNWVEILTKFINCFCPKWRTVYFLESSSTECKRKGFELVRSIPPLGKYNFCAGNYFIDVNELMSVNNRMKNDFDFYDSDMVKFPRFPLYKTGPQPISFPMVLNAKIFVELPTQLANSDRIHHFINPFDRIKFRKLRHRFNESVLFHLHPRLRQLVQQEISKRSWAKHHQEQQRRNLSEQQRLTLYLAMLKHKVYPNYFQFRDQFYYHIRNIDFFEFMAIKCSEKANPEHYREHIDETEESTAPPAVPTKKNKKCLCPKYVKSLQ, encoded by the exons ATGAACACGGATCGGAGCAGCCGACGAGGAAACAGGCCATCCGTGAGTGATCACGCCTATCATGTCTACTGCGTTAACTTCTACGACAATGGGCTGAGTGCGCTTCGAGACGAGTTTATAAGACGAATCAAGTGCGGTCTGCGCCGATCTCTTTTCGTTATAGATGTAGAAAATGAGGTGCAGTTGGCCATCCAGCAGCAGGACCTGCGTATCTCAAAGGCGTATTCCAAGAGGACGG GAACAAACGAGCTAATGTCCACGGATCCCGTCAGCATTACCATGCAACGAATACGAGAGAGCGTGGCCGAGTACGAAAATATAAGCAGGAATATCGACCAGGAGCTGCACTTTAATCTTTATGAATATTGGCAGAAGAACACTCCGGCCGAGCTGAAAAATATCTCGACCGACCCCAACAAGGAGCGAGCATCTAGAACAAAGAATACATTAGACACAATGCGCACCAATGCCACTGCTTCCAGGAAGACAACCAAATCCAAGGCCGAAAAGGGATCTAGCGAAATGTCGAAAATGGAGAAAATTGAGTGCGTGTCTGTCACGGCCAAGGACCACCATAAAGTTGGCAAAGGGAAGCCGCTGTCCAAGCGCATG TATATCAATGATAACCCTCTGACGACGAAGATCATGATCCTGGTCATTGGCCAATTCGACAATGATTTCTACAAGTCCCTGCTGGCCAACCATCAGCCAGTTCGAGCAATAATCCACTTCCTACCCGAGGAGTGCGCTTACGATCTGCTGGTGCCGCGTCCACGCCGGGAGCGGTATCTACAGGAGACCATTGAAAACATCCAAAAAGACATTCATTCGCTGCGCAAGAGGACGGCCACCAAGCGCGTGGGCATATTCCAGCAACAGCTTCCCCAGATGTCCGCCTGCCTGGCGACTAAGTTCACGGACGACATCTTCAATCAGCTGAGCTGGTTCGTGTACGATTTGGAGACGCTGCGGGAACAGTACGTATCGTACTACCTAGCGCCCTACCAGGAGATCAATGTGAAGATGAGCCCGGACGCCAACATGCTGGACAGTTTCCACATGGCCGAGTCGCTCAGCATTCAGGGGCACTACCTGAAGTCTCAGATGCCAGCAGCCAGGGCTGACGTTGGGACCATCTATCTCTACGTAGAGTCCCTAATGAGCATATTTGGCAATCCCAGGGAGCTGATGACCGAGATGGAGGTCCTACTGCTGGCAAATCCCACTTCTGCGGCGCAGACACGGATGCTTGACAAAGTCAAGGTCTATGCGAATGCCTTTAAGAGCATTGTGAAGCTGTCCAAGAACGAACGACTGTTTGTCGAACAGGGAAATTCTCTGCTAAGCAGCATTCTCTCCTACATGGATCAGTCGTTAATGACCAATGTCTACCACGGCTGTCTCGAGTACAACGTGATGCGACGCTACTTCACCAGTGGCTACATCACCGAATCCCTTCCGTACTCACCCTACAACGGTGAGTTGGAGCCCATCTTCCTTCCCAAGTACGCCCAGCTCTATCTCACGGACGATGCGGTGACGCAGCGCATCATAGAGCTGGTCAACGACTACGATGACATCACCGTGGAGGAAGTCTTCCCCAGTGTGAAGCTCTACACCTTCAGGCGGGCTCTCAACGAGGTCTTCGAGCAGCAGAAACAGACTGTGCTCCCCACCCGCCTGTGCTTCAGGGACTTTACCCTCTTTGAGATGGAGCAGTTCTTAAATGATCTGGTGACCCCCCAGATGTTCGATGAGGCCATGGAGCAGAACGAGAACATGGCTATGGCTCATAGCATTGCCACAATGCACGGCCTTGAGAACGAGCCAATGAAAATTAAGTGCAAGGGGGGTCAGCGTCTCAGCATCGATCCACATGTATTTGTTCGGCCGCAGTCGCTGAAGGCGCAGATAAAAGACAAGGAGAAGGAGGAACACACACCAGCGATCGCAGCTAATTTAGAAAGTACGAGGAGTACAAAAAGTCTGCGGCAGTCCAAGACTAGCCTACAGGCGAAGTTCAATTTGACTGGGAGTGGGGGAACAAACTTACCATACATTGGACTGGGACCCAATCATCCCATGCTCAAGGGCTACAACCTAGACGACACACAGCAGAAGATCAAGTCCAAGACCTCCACGTACTTCTTCGAGGAAGGCCGGATCACGCTGTACGAGGAAAAGTGGAATTTCCGGCAGATGAACAAGTGCCTCTCGCTGAACATCGACGGCCATCATGTGCACTTCAAGGGCTCTGCCAAAAGTGTGGGTACCACGGATGGAAATATTCGCGTTGAGTCGAAAAACGGAATTAGCCTAAGAGTACTGCTCTCGGACAAGGAGTGTGCCAAGGCTGTGGTAAACTACCCAAACGGACTGAGCACCTACTGCCATGACACGCATGCCGAGCACCTGTGGTCCATTCAGGAGAACCAGCTGGACGAGAGCCGTCGAGTCTGTACCCCATACGGCTGCGTCATTGTCTACTACAACAACAGCTCCACTGTACTGATAATGCGATACAATGGAGAGGTGTATCATCTGTTTAGCTATACCGAAGCGGAGgtcgaggaggaggaggaagcagCAACCGAGTTCATCAATGCATGCTCCACCCAATCCACCTACAGCAGTTACCAACCCCTTTCCAACGATATCAAGAAGAGAAAAAGTCGCGATGTAAGATCTTCGCAGAATGTTCGTTCCTCGGGCGGCGCCGATAGCCTCTCTCGCCCCTCAGTTCAAAGCAAGACCTCCAAGGAATCTTCCGCAGCCCGCAAGCAGCGACTGGCCAAGTCCAAGCAGGCGGCAGTTCTGTTCGCCAGCATTGACTTTGAGCTCAAATATCTCAAGTTCATCATGGGCTTGTACAACCTCAGCTACAAGCATCTCAAGCTGATCACCTCGATGGGCAGTGTTGTACACGTGCAGACGGACGGGAAGATCTGGTGCGGGAAGCCCTTCAAGAACACCGAATGGCACGACTACTATGCCAATGAGTCGTATTCGATGCGGAATGATGGTGTCAAGGTAATATGGACGAAAGAGGAAACGAGATGCTACCACAGAGACGGCACGATCATCAGGACTGGCACTATTGAGGGCTGGGATCCGGGCGTCTTGGTGGACGAGATAGATGCCGAGATAAGTTCCAGTAGCTCGCATCGCGCACTAGTACGTAGGACTACCAAAGTGGTTGGTGTCCCCCCCAACCCCCTGTATATCAATATTGCGGAGGCTGATCCTTTCAAACCAGTTGGTCAGGGGTCAGCGAGCTCTCGGGGTAGCCTTCAGAGCATAGCAACAGAGGTGCCAAGGAAAATGAGTATAAGTGAATATCTTGTAGAAGAGGAGGGAGAGGAGGTCATCATCTGTGACATGAGCTTCATAACCTACATCCCGGATAGTTATTTCATTCAGCACCAGCTCTATGCCGGCATCCACTTCACCTTCACACACCTCACGGACGTGGATCTGAAGATTGAGACGGAGGTGTTTATGTGTGACAACCTTAAGATTCGGCTGTACAAGGCGCCACAGATCGAAGAGCTGAATCCAGCTGAGGCCAAAGATGTATCCACCGTTGGTGATGCTGCAGAACATCAATTGCCTGCTTTTCAAGCAAGCCAATCTTCCGAGGCAGACTCAGATGAGTGGATGAAGAGGAGAAATCATGCTTCCATCAGTGGTGGGGGGTCCTCGcaaccgccaccgccaccgcctttCGAGAGCGCAATGGTGGATATAGAAGGCATCAACCTTCGGATAACTGTCAGCGAGAAGCAGGCCGTTGTCACGACCCGGTTGCGTAAGTTTGGATGCGACGAAAATGCCCTGGTCGTTCG TGAGGATATCACGCTACAGGTGGACTTTGACAAAAATCTGTCGACCACATTTCGCAATTGGGTCGAAATACTGACCAAGTTCATCAACTGCTTTTGTCCCAAGTGGAGGACCGTCTACTTCCTAGAATCTTCCTCAACGGAGTGTAAAAGAAAGG GCTTTGAGCTGGTTAGATCGATTCCTCCCCTGGGCAAGTACAACTTCTGTGCTGGCAACTACTTCATCGATGTGAATGAGCTAATGTCGGTAAACAATCGCATGAAAAACGATTTTGATTTTTATGACAGTGATATGGTTAAATTTCCACGTTTTCCACTCTATAAGACAGGGCCGCAACCAATTTCATTTCCTATGGTTTTAAATGCCAA GATCTTTGTAGAGCTACCTACACAGCTGGCCAACTCGGATCGGATTCATCACTTCATCAATCCCTTTGACCGGATCAAGTTCAGAAAGCTGCGGCATCGTTTCAACGA GTCGGTTCTGTTCCATCTTCATCCGCGTCTGCGTCAATTGGTGCAGCAAGAGATCAGCAAGCGCAGCTGGGCGAAACATCATCAGGAACAGCAGCGACGCAACTTATCAGAGCAGCAGCGCCTGACCCTCTACCTGGCTATGCTGAAGCACAAGGTGTATCCAAATTACTTCCAGTTCAGGGACCAGTTCTACTACCATATTCGCAACATTGACTTCTTCGAGTTCATGGCCATCAAGTGCAGCGAGAAGGCCAATCCCGAACATTACCGTGAGCACATCGATGAAACAGAAGAGTCCACTGCACCGCCAGCAGTACCCACAAAGAAGAACAAGAAATGCTTGTGCCCCAAGTACGTCAAGTCGCTGCAATAG